In a single window of the Antennarius striatus isolate MH-2024 chromosome 3, ASM4005453v1, whole genome shotgun sequence genome:
- the unc45b gene encoding protein unc-45 homolog B isoform X1, giving the protein MMGDPVQLKDEGNKHFQAGDIDKAIDCYSSAIKVCKDKKVLAVIHRNRSACYLKKENFVNAASDASKAIDVDAADIKALYRRCQALEKLGKLDMAFKDVQRCATLEPRNKTFLETLRRLGAEIQAKLKTTFSTDSRVQNMFDILLDDEMEKDKREKAANNLIVLSREDAGAERIFQNNGVPLLLNMIESGKPEMILAAVRTLSGMCTGHKARAMAIVYMVGVDKMCSIMALDNEEIALATCNLFQCINDSLTGGDKREYGKEEALVLDVAKDLKTILLSLLEMVASKKVSGHGRDQALNLLSKNVPRKDKAEKNNSRTLFTIDHGLKKILKVCGQVPELPDQLPLTENTQLIASVLLNKLYDDLTCDPERDNFRDICDEYIKSKIDPNNMDKTIHAINTISGLLQGPFDVGNALVGHQGIMEMMVALCGSEREVDQMVAVEALIHSSSKMSRASFIITNGVSLLKDIYKKTKNERIKIRSLVGLCKLGSAGGDDYSLRQFAEGSTEKLAKQCRKWLCNPQIDTKTRNWAIEGLSYLTNDADVKDDFVEDELAMKAMFELAKSKDKTILYAVACTLINCTNSYEKKEIIPELVQLAKFSKQHVPEQHPKDKKDFIERRVKRLLKAGVTSALAVMVKADNSILTDQTKELLARVFLALSEDPKDRGIIVAQGGGKALIPLALEGTEAGKVKASHALARIAAISNPEIAFPGERVYEVVRPLVSLLHTDRDGIQNFEALRSLTNFAGFSEKLRTKIVKENALSDIENYMFEEHEQIRQAATECMCNLVSCKEVQNRYLEDGNDKMKLLVLLCGEDDDNLQTAAAGALAMLTGAQKKLCTKLTQVTTQWLEILQRLCLHDNPRVQHRGLVLVYNMLDSEDSDLAKKLIESEILEILSVIGKAEDNPQRQEAVDVARACLVKAMELGLIKPFTSPS; this is encoded by the exons ATG ATGGGTGATCCAGTCCAGCTAAAAGATGAAGGGAACAAACACTTCCAAGCCGGAGACATTGACAAAGCCATTGATTGCTACTCTAGTGCAATCAAGGTGTGCAAAGACAAAAAGGTTCTTGCTGTCATTCACAGGAACAGGTCTGCCTGTTATCTAAAGAAG GAAAATTTTGTTAATGCAGCATCTGATGCATCTAAAG CAATTGATGTTGATGCTGCTGATATTAAAGCCTTATACCGGCGTTGCCAAGCTCTGGAGAAGTTAGGAAAACTAGACATGGCTTTCAAGGATGTGCAGAGATGTGCTACCCTTGAACCGAGGAACAAGACCTTCTTGGAGACCCTCCGCAGGCTTGGAGCCGAGATTCAGGCCAAG CTCAAGACAACATTTTCCACGGATTCAAGGGTACAGaacatgtttgacattttgcttgatgatgaaatggaaaaagacaaaagagaaaag GCTGCTAACAACCTGATTGTGCTGTCCAGAGAAGATGCCGGAGCTGAAAGAATCTTCCAGAACAATGGAGTGCCTTTGCTGCTCAACATGATAGAGTCTGGCAAACCAGAGATGATACTGGCTGCTGTTCGTACTTTATCTGGAATGTGCACAGGACACAAAGCTCGG GCAATGGCTATTGTTTACATGGTGGGTGTTGATAAGATGTGCAGCATCATGGCCCTTGACAATGAGGAGATTGCACTTGCAACCTGCAACCTCTTCCAGTGCATCAATGACTCCCTCACAGGTGGAGATAAGAGGGAGTATGGGAAAGAAGAAGCTTTGGTGTTGG ACGTAGCTAAAGACCTGAAAACCATTCTTCTCTCATTGCTTGAAATGGTTGCAAGCAAGAAGGTTTCTGGCCACGGCAGAGACCAGGCACTGAACCTTCTTAGCAAGAATGTACCTCGCAAGGACaaggcagaaaaaaacaactccaGGACCCTCTTCACCATTGATCATG GTCTGAAGAAGATCCTAAAGGTGTGTGGTCAAGTTCCTGAGCTGCCGGACCAGCTGCCtttaacagaaaacacacaactgaTTGCCAGTGTGCTGCTCAACAAGCTCTATGATGACCTTACATGTGATCCAGAAAGAGATAACTTCAGAGACATTTGTGATGAATATATTAA ATCCAAAATTGATCCCAACAACATGGACAAGACTATTCATGCTATCAACACCATCTCAGGGCTTCTTCAGGGTCCTTTTGATGTTGGTAATGCCCTAGTTGGACATCAAGGCATAATGGAGATGATGGTAGCGCTGTGTGGTTCAGAGCGAGAGGTAGACCAGATGGTTGCCGTGGAGGCATTGATCCATTCCTCCTCAAAGATGAGTCGTGCCAGTTTCATCATCACAAATGGAGTGTCACTGCTCAAAGACATATACAAGAAAACCAAGAATGAAAGGATAAAAATACGTTCACTGGTG GGTCTATGTAAACTGGGCTCAGCTGGAGGTGATGACTACAGTTTGAGGCAGTTTGCTGAGGGCTCCACAGAGAAGCTGGCCAAACAGTGCAGAAA GTGGCTTTGTAATCCCCAGATTGATACCAAAACAAGGAATTGGGCTATTGAGGGTCTTTCTTATCTGACgaatgatgctgatgtgaaagATGACTTTGTTGAGGATGAGCTTGCCATGAAAGCCATGTTTGAACTGGCTAAG TCTAAAGATAAGACAATCTTATATGCAGTTGCATGCACTCTGATTAACTGCACAAACTCCTATGAGAAGAAGGAAATCATACCTGAGCTGGTTCAGCTTGCCAAGTTCTCAAAACAACATGTACCTGAACAACACCCTAAG GACAAGAAGGACTTTATTGAGAGGAGGGTAAAAAGGCTGCTGAAAGCTGGAGTCACATCTGCCCTTGCTGTCATGGTCAAAGCTGACAACTCGATATTGACCGACCAGACCAAGGAGCTGCTGGCAAG GGTTTTCTTGGCCCTGTCAGAGGATCCCAAAGATCGGGGCATCATTGTAGCCCAAGGTGGGGGAAAA GCTTTGATACCACTCGCTCTGGAAGGAACAGAAGCTGGAAAAGTGAAGGCCAGCCATGCCCTTGCCAGGATTGCTGCAATTTCAAATCCAGAAATTGCCTTCCCCGGTGAGAGG GTGTATGAGGTGGTGAGGCCTTTGGTTAGTCTCCTTCACACGGACAGAGATGGAATACAGAACTTTGAAGCCCTGAGAAGTCTCACCAACTTTGCTGGCTTCAGCGAAAAACTAAG AACGAAGATTGTGAAAGAGAATGCTCTGTCAGATATTGAGAACTACATGTTTGAGGAGCATGAGCAGATCAGACAGGCTGCAACTGAATGCATGTGTAACCTTGTGTCATGTAAAGAG GTTCAAAATCGTTATCTGGAAGACGGCAATGATAAGATGaagctgctggtgctgctaTGTGGCGAGGATGACGACAATCTGCAGACAGCCGCCGCTGGGGCTCTGGCAATGCTCACTGGTGCTCAGAAGAAGCTCTGCACCAAACTAACCCAAGTG ACCACCCAGTGGCTTGAGATCCTGCAGAGGTTGTGTCTCCATGACAATCCTAGGGTACAGCACCGTGGCCTTGTGCTTGTCTACAACATGCTTGACTCAGAGGACAGTGATCTGGCCAAAAAGCTGATTGAAAGCGAGATTCTGGAAATCCTCTCAGTTATTGGCAAAGCTGAAGACAATCCCCAAAGGCAAGAGGCTGTTGATGTGGCACGTGCTTGCCTGGTCAAAGCTATGGAGCTTGGTCTCATCAAACCCTTCACCAGCCCTTCTTAA
- the unc45b gene encoding protein unc-45 homolog B isoform X2 → MGDPVQLKDEGNKHFQAGDIDKAIDCYSSAIKVCKDKKVLAVIHRNRSACYLKKENFVNAASDASKAIDVDAADIKALYRRCQALEKLGKLDMAFKDVQRCATLEPRNKTFLETLRRLGAEIQAKLKTTFSTDSRVQNMFDILLDDEMEKDKREKAANNLIVLSREDAGAERIFQNNGVPLLLNMIESGKPEMILAAVRTLSGMCTGHKARAMAIVYMVGVDKMCSIMALDNEEIALATCNLFQCINDSLTGGDKREYGKEEALVLDVAKDLKTILLSLLEMVASKKVSGHGRDQALNLLSKNVPRKDKAEKNNSRTLFTIDHGLKKILKVCGQVPELPDQLPLTENTQLIASVLLNKLYDDLTCDPERDNFRDICDEYIKSKIDPNNMDKTIHAINTISGLLQGPFDVGNALVGHQGIMEMMVALCGSEREVDQMVAVEALIHSSSKMSRASFIITNGVSLLKDIYKKTKNERIKIRSLVGLCKLGSAGGDDYSLRQFAEGSTEKLAKQCRKWLCNPQIDTKTRNWAIEGLSYLTNDADVKDDFVEDELAMKAMFELAKSKDKTILYAVACTLINCTNSYEKKEIIPELVQLAKFSKQHVPEQHPKDKKDFIERRVKRLLKAGVTSALAVMVKADNSILTDQTKELLARVFLALSEDPKDRGIIVAQGGGKALIPLALEGTEAGKVKASHALARIAAISNPEIAFPGERVYEVVRPLVSLLHTDRDGIQNFEALRSLTNFAGFSEKLRTKIVKENALSDIENYMFEEHEQIRQAATECMCNLVSCKEVQNRYLEDGNDKMKLLVLLCGEDDDNLQTAAAGALAMLTGAQKKLCTKLTQVTTQWLEILQRLCLHDNPRVQHRGLVLVYNMLDSEDSDLAKKLIESEILEILSVIGKAEDNPQRQEAVDVARACLVKAMELGLIKPFTSPS, encoded by the exons ATGGGTGATCCAGTCCAGCTAAAAGATGAAGGGAACAAACACTTCCAAGCCGGAGACATTGACAAAGCCATTGATTGCTACTCTAGTGCAATCAAGGTGTGCAAAGACAAAAAGGTTCTTGCTGTCATTCACAGGAACAGGTCTGCCTGTTATCTAAAGAAG GAAAATTTTGTTAATGCAGCATCTGATGCATCTAAAG CAATTGATGTTGATGCTGCTGATATTAAAGCCTTATACCGGCGTTGCCAAGCTCTGGAGAAGTTAGGAAAACTAGACATGGCTTTCAAGGATGTGCAGAGATGTGCTACCCTTGAACCGAGGAACAAGACCTTCTTGGAGACCCTCCGCAGGCTTGGAGCCGAGATTCAGGCCAAG CTCAAGACAACATTTTCCACGGATTCAAGGGTACAGaacatgtttgacattttgcttgatgatgaaatggaaaaagacaaaagagaaaag GCTGCTAACAACCTGATTGTGCTGTCCAGAGAAGATGCCGGAGCTGAAAGAATCTTCCAGAACAATGGAGTGCCTTTGCTGCTCAACATGATAGAGTCTGGCAAACCAGAGATGATACTGGCTGCTGTTCGTACTTTATCTGGAATGTGCACAGGACACAAAGCTCGG GCAATGGCTATTGTTTACATGGTGGGTGTTGATAAGATGTGCAGCATCATGGCCCTTGACAATGAGGAGATTGCACTTGCAACCTGCAACCTCTTCCAGTGCATCAATGACTCCCTCACAGGTGGAGATAAGAGGGAGTATGGGAAAGAAGAAGCTTTGGTGTTGG ACGTAGCTAAAGACCTGAAAACCATTCTTCTCTCATTGCTTGAAATGGTTGCAAGCAAGAAGGTTTCTGGCCACGGCAGAGACCAGGCACTGAACCTTCTTAGCAAGAATGTACCTCGCAAGGACaaggcagaaaaaaacaactccaGGACCCTCTTCACCATTGATCATG GTCTGAAGAAGATCCTAAAGGTGTGTGGTCAAGTTCCTGAGCTGCCGGACCAGCTGCCtttaacagaaaacacacaactgaTTGCCAGTGTGCTGCTCAACAAGCTCTATGATGACCTTACATGTGATCCAGAAAGAGATAACTTCAGAGACATTTGTGATGAATATATTAA ATCCAAAATTGATCCCAACAACATGGACAAGACTATTCATGCTATCAACACCATCTCAGGGCTTCTTCAGGGTCCTTTTGATGTTGGTAATGCCCTAGTTGGACATCAAGGCATAATGGAGATGATGGTAGCGCTGTGTGGTTCAGAGCGAGAGGTAGACCAGATGGTTGCCGTGGAGGCATTGATCCATTCCTCCTCAAAGATGAGTCGTGCCAGTTTCATCATCACAAATGGAGTGTCACTGCTCAAAGACATATACAAGAAAACCAAGAATGAAAGGATAAAAATACGTTCACTGGTG GGTCTATGTAAACTGGGCTCAGCTGGAGGTGATGACTACAGTTTGAGGCAGTTTGCTGAGGGCTCCACAGAGAAGCTGGCCAAACAGTGCAGAAA GTGGCTTTGTAATCCCCAGATTGATACCAAAACAAGGAATTGGGCTATTGAGGGTCTTTCTTATCTGACgaatgatgctgatgtgaaagATGACTTTGTTGAGGATGAGCTTGCCATGAAAGCCATGTTTGAACTGGCTAAG TCTAAAGATAAGACAATCTTATATGCAGTTGCATGCACTCTGATTAACTGCACAAACTCCTATGAGAAGAAGGAAATCATACCTGAGCTGGTTCAGCTTGCCAAGTTCTCAAAACAACATGTACCTGAACAACACCCTAAG GACAAGAAGGACTTTATTGAGAGGAGGGTAAAAAGGCTGCTGAAAGCTGGAGTCACATCTGCCCTTGCTGTCATGGTCAAAGCTGACAACTCGATATTGACCGACCAGACCAAGGAGCTGCTGGCAAG GGTTTTCTTGGCCCTGTCAGAGGATCCCAAAGATCGGGGCATCATTGTAGCCCAAGGTGGGGGAAAA GCTTTGATACCACTCGCTCTGGAAGGAACAGAAGCTGGAAAAGTGAAGGCCAGCCATGCCCTTGCCAGGATTGCTGCAATTTCAAATCCAGAAATTGCCTTCCCCGGTGAGAGG GTGTATGAGGTGGTGAGGCCTTTGGTTAGTCTCCTTCACACGGACAGAGATGGAATACAGAACTTTGAAGCCCTGAGAAGTCTCACCAACTTTGCTGGCTTCAGCGAAAAACTAAG AACGAAGATTGTGAAAGAGAATGCTCTGTCAGATATTGAGAACTACATGTTTGAGGAGCATGAGCAGATCAGACAGGCTGCAACTGAATGCATGTGTAACCTTGTGTCATGTAAAGAG GTTCAAAATCGTTATCTGGAAGACGGCAATGATAAGATGaagctgctggtgctgctaTGTGGCGAGGATGACGACAATCTGCAGACAGCCGCCGCTGGGGCTCTGGCAATGCTCACTGGTGCTCAGAAGAAGCTCTGCACCAAACTAACCCAAGTG ACCACCCAGTGGCTTGAGATCCTGCAGAGGTTGTGTCTCCATGACAATCCTAGGGTACAGCACCGTGGCCTTGTGCTTGTCTACAACATGCTTGACTCAGAGGACAGTGATCTGGCCAAAAAGCTGATTGAAAGCGAGATTCTGGAAATCCTCTCAGTTATTGGCAAAGCTGAAGACAATCCCCAAAGGCAAGAGGCTGTTGATGTGGCACGTGCTTGCCTGGTCAAAGCTATGGAGCTTGGTCTCATCAAACCCTTCACCAGCCCTTCTTAA